One genomic region from Terasakiella sp. SH-1 encodes:
- a CDS encoding cell wall hydrolase yields MSKKALLIAVGAAALIFGASQMDKQTEYKPNEQIRLTMARTLYGEARGEGRHGMECVAQVILNRVNRGGWWGNDIASVCLKPWQFSCWNYNDPNRSKIEKLMPGDNDVFNLAYEIAGEAMAGTMPNHIGYDVYHYKVRGLYANWAVGHVASYTAGGHEFYKGLA; encoded by the coding sequence ATGAGTAAGAAAGCGTTGCTGATAGCCGTCGGTGCGGCGGCGCTGATCTTTGGAGCAAGTCAAATGGACAAACAAACAGAATATAAGCCAAACGAACAAATACGCCTGACTATGGCCCGGACTTTATATGGTGAAGCACGCGGGGAAGGCCGTCACGGTATGGAGTGTGTTGCTCAGGTAATTTTAAACCGTGTCAATCGTGGTGGCTGGTGGGGGAATGACATTGCAAGTGTTTGCCTGAAACCATGGCAGTTCTCATGCTGGAATTATAACGATCCAAACCGTTCAAAGATCGAAAAGCTTATGCCAGGGGACAATGATGTTTTTAATCTGGCTTATGAAATTGCTGGTGAAGCCATGGCCGGAACGATGCCGAACCACATCGGATATGATGTTTACCATTATAAGGTCCGTGGCTTGTATGCGAACTGGGCAGTAGGCCATGTGGCAAGTTACACGGCTGGCGGTCATGAATTCTATAAGGGGCTTGCCTAA